A genomic window from Aquitalea aquatilis includes:
- the alaC gene encoding alanine transaminase — MASSAGKRRFARIDRLPPYVFNITAELKLAARQRGEDIIDLSMGNPDGATPPHIVAKLNEVSQRPDTHGYSASKGIPRLRRAISRWYKDRYAVDIDPNSEAIVTIGSKEGLAHLMLATLDGGDTVLVPDPSYPIHIYGAVIAGAQIRSVPLVPGIDFFAELEKAIRGSYPKPKMMVLGFPSNPTAQCVELDFFEKVIALAKKHDIFVVHDLAYADIVFDGWKAPSIMQVPGAKDIAVEFFTLSKSYNMAGWRIGFMVGNPDLVAALARMKSYHDYGTFTPLQVAAIAALEGDQQCVRDIAEKYQQRRDVLVKGLNEIGWEVECPKASMYIWARIPEKWRDLGSLEFARLLLEQAKVCVSPGIGFGDQGDEYVRFALIENEARIRQALRGIKAMFKEAQITA, encoded by the coding sequence ATGGCTTCTTCTGCAGGCAAGCGCCGCTTTGCGCGCATCGATCGTCTCCCTCCCTACGTATTCAATATCACCGCCGAGTTGAAACTGGCCGCCAGACAGCGCGGCGAGGACATCATCGACCTGAGCATGGGCAACCCCGATGGCGCCACGCCGCCGCATATTGTGGCCAAGCTCAACGAAGTGTCGCAGCGCCCCGATACCCACGGTTATTCCGCGTCCAAGGGCATTCCACGCCTGCGTCGCGCCATTTCCCGCTGGTACAAGGACCGCTATGCGGTAGATATCGACCCCAATAGCGAGGCGATTGTCACCATTGGCTCCAAGGAAGGCCTGGCCCACCTGATGCTGGCCACGCTGGATGGTGGCGACACCGTGCTGGTGCCGGACCCCAGTTACCCGATTCACATCTACGGCGCGGTGATTGCTGGCGCGCAAATCCGTTCGGTACCGCTGGTGCCGGGCATCGATTTCTTTGCCGAGCTGGAAAAGGCCATCCGTGGCAGCTACCCCAAGCCCAAGATGATGGTGCTGGGCTTTCCGTCTAACCCTACTGCGCAGTGCGTGGAGCTGGATTTCTTCGAAAAAGTCATTGCCCTGGCCAAGAAGCACGACATCTTCGTGGTGCACGATCTGGCCTATGCCGACATCGTGTTCGATGGCTGGAAGGCCCCGTCCATCATGCAGGTGCCGGGCGCCAAGGATATCGCCGTCGAATTCTTCACTCTGAGCAAGAGCTACAACATGGCCGGCTGGCGTATTGGCTTCATGGTGGGCAACCCCGATCTGGTGGCGGCGCTGGCGCGGATGAAGAGTTACCACGACTACGGCACCTTCACTCCCTTGCAGGTGGCCGCCATTGCCGCGCTGGAAGGCGATCAGCAGTGCGTGCGTGATATTGCCGAAAAATACCAGCAGCGCCGCGATGTACTGGTGAAAGGGCTGAATGAGATCGGCTGGGAAGTGGAATGCCCCAAGGCCTCCATGTATATCTGGGCGCGCATTCCGGAAAAATGGCGCGACCTGGGCTCGCTGGAATTTGCCCGACTGCTACTGGAGCAGGCCAAGGTATGCGTGTCGCCCGGCATCGGTTTTGGCGACCAGGGCGATGAGTATGTGCGCTTTGCGCTGATCGAGAACGAGGCCCGTATCCGTCAGGCGCTGCGTGGCATCAAGGCCATGTTCAAGGAAGCGCAGATAACCGCCTGA
- a CDS encoding dimethylarginine dimethylaminohydrolase family protein: MYFTQAITRLPADSVATGLTTASLGAPDAELTRQQFRAYVDILLQLGLTVTTLPAQPDYPDAHFVEDTAVLMPELAIITNPGAPSRRGEIHSIAPLVSRFRHAVWLGEGAHMDGGDVLMVDKRFFIGLSSRTNEAGISQFAAAVEKFGYSVQAVPVGAGLHLKSIVNYVGRNTLILSEDAVNNPAFTGFAQIVLSPQEEYAGNTLWINDTLITPSGYPHTLRQLQALGLPIIQTDTSEIRKMDGGLTCLSLRF, from the coding sequence ATGTACTTTACCCAAGCCATTACCCGCCTGCCTGCCGATTCTGTTGCCACTGGCCTGACCACCGCCAGCCTGGGCGCGCCGGACGCCGAGCTGACCCGGCAGCAGTTTCGTGCTTACGTCGACATCCTGCTGCAACTGGGGTTGACCGTGACCACCCTGCCGGCGCAGCCGGATTATCCCGACGCCCATTTTGTGGAAGACACCGCCGTGCTGATGCCGGAGCTGGCCATCATCACCAATCCGGGAGCGCCATCCCGCCGTGGTGAAATCCACAGCATTGCCCCGCTGGTTTCGCGGTTCCGGCATGCCGTGTGGCTGGGAGAGGGCGCGCACATGGATGGCGGTGACGTGCTGATGGTGGACAAGCGCTTTTTTATCGGGCTGTCCAGCCGCACCAACGAGGCGGGCATCAGCCAGTTTGCCGCCGCAGTGGAGAAATTTGGCTATAGCGTGCAGGCGGTGCCGGTGGGCGCGGGGCTGCACCTGAAATCCATCGTCAACTACGTGGGGCGCAATACGCTGATTTTATCGGAAGATGCCGTCAACAACCCGGCATTCACTGGCTTTGCGCAAATCGTGCTCAGCCCGCAGGAGGAGTACGCCGGCAACACGCTGTGGATCAACGACACGCTGATCACCCCCAGCGGCTATCCGCATACCCTGCGCCAGTTGCAGGCACTGGGCCTGCCCATCATCCAGACCGATACCAGCGAAATCCGCAAGATGGATGGCGGCCTGACCTGCCTGTCGCTGCGCTTCTGA
- a CDS encoding response regulator translates to MRRTEYWLGGLCLVLCWFARLALAEPLPLQLYPGQPASQTGIERQRPPLKVGMVLDEYIPYYVRKDSTQLEGISADYLALIGRQLGRHIEALPFSDKQQALQALRAGSIDLLAGNQSDQAADLLGTHAYFPNRLIEVRRVDDGNTRRPRIAIGKHPALAAQLTRIYPGSPIQRFDNGLQALQAVAFQQADLYIGNPTEANFLINQLSLDSLEIANYSALEDDPFVFLLRQDQRPLQASLNDALAAIPSRVELEVQKRWQGGNEHYNISQQIKLSPSEQAWIQAHPVVRYAVPGDLYPLAFKTSPDAPAAGMSIELLQKIAQRTGLRFVEAPRSGDHRLVDFSRGEVDIIPNLAVSERRRQDMLFSVPYAHSLWGVITRDDESAIRSLTDLAGKKVAIIRHSAARESISDPALRARIQFVEAPDMLGTFRLLAEHKVDANINSLLTANAIVRNGELGQFKVIGTANQTPLDIAIGTSRALPVLAEIINKAVLAIPQEELDKLRLDWVNSKASTMHVGLSRLNDRNYQAMIWLLVASLVALLVLIAYRSRRHWRQQRVLRERLDTLGRLVDQLPFALFIKLPGSGIELSNPPYRELLAQSDDGALEVLQRDIIATARAEGSTQREGQVSTRQGKQDLLLWAKPFVTLTQDEGAILGGWFDITPLKHSERALEQARDDAESANRAKTTFLAVISHEIRTPMNAILGLLELELKKAANSNLSTIFQSATSLLHLLDGILDQAKMEAGQLSIAPHPAQPWRMLASMAALYGPIAKENELVLTLHTDPALPDTLYMDEKRVSQILGNVLGNAIKFTEHGDIRIDCQWQAQSSDQGVLQLDISDTGRGISSEAQAGIFDAYTQENPAAKSGSGLGLWICANLLRQMGGDISLSSQLGVGTTVSIRIPCRCDCAISHAAAAPPQQRIETASRVLVVDDHPANRLLLQQQLNFIGLHDIRSLPSAEEALSLLATEHCDIVISDCFMPGMDGFSLARQLRARPGKQPYIIGYTADARPRNLEQALAAGMDCCLIKPVNIEQLTAALAACPQDDASQQRRHILQQRIAGLKLATVSRQQFIDLMQESNQQDIAALQQACAQADFVQMAGLTHKLMGAARMVQDQEMLSLSELLQDSVSQQSLAECREIVADLMQAVAECNAMLEQAR, encoded by the coding sequence ATGCGGCGGACTGAGTACTGGCTTGGCGGACTGTGCCTGGTGCTGTGCTGGTTTGCCCGGCTAGCGCTGGCAGAGCCGCTGCCGCTACAGCTCTACCCCGGCCAGCCCGCCAGCCAAACCGGCATTGAACGCCAGCGCCCGCCACTCAAGGTGGGCATGGTGCTGGATGAGTACATTCCCTACTACGTGCGCAAGGACAGCACGCAGCTGGAAGGCATCAGCGCCGATTACCTGGCGCTGATCGGCCGCCAGCTTGGCCGGCACATCGAGGCCCTGCCCTTCAGCGACAAACAGCAGGCGCTCCAGGCCTTGCGCGCCGGCAGCATAGATCTGCTGGCAGGCAACCAGAGCGATCAGGCGGCAGACCTGCTCGGCACGCATGCTTATTTCCCCAATCGCCTCATCGAGGTAAGGCGGGTTGATGATGGCAATACGCGCCGCCCGCGCATTGCCATCGGCAAACATCCCGCCCTGGCGGCACAGCTGACCCGCATTTATCCGGGCAGCCCGATACAGCGCTTTGACAATGGCTTGCAGGCCTTGCAAGCCGTCGCCTTCCAGCAGGCCGATCTTTATATTGGCAACCCCACCGAAGCGAATTTCCTGATCAACCAGCTATCGCTGGACAGCCTGGAAATTGCCAACTACTCCGCGCTGGAAGACGATCCCTTCGTGTTTTTGCTGCGCCAGGACCAGCGCCCGCTGCAGGCCAGCCTGAATGATGCCCTGGCTGCCATTCCCAGTCGGGTGGAGCTGGAGGTTCAGAAGCGCTGGCAGGGTGGCAATGAACACTACAACATCAGCCAGCAGATCAAGCTGTCGCCCAGCGAACAGGCCTGGATTCAGGCGCATCCCGTCGTGCGCTACGCCGTACCGGGCGATCTTTACCCGCTGGCCTTCAAGACCAGCCCGGATGCCCCGGCCGCCGGCATGTCCATCGAGCTGCTGCAGAAGATTGCCCAGCGCACCGGCCTGCGCTTCGTCGAAGCGCCCCGCAGTGGCGACCACCGGCTGGTGGATTTTTCCAGAGGTGAGGTCGACATCATTCCCAATCTGGCGGTGTCTGAGCGCCGCCGCCAGGACATGCTGTTTTCCGTACCCTACGCCCATTCGCTGTGGGGGGTGATCACCCGCGATGACGAAAGCGCTATCCGTTCGCTGACGGACCTAGCAGGCAAGAAGGTGGCCATCATCCGCCATTCGGCGGCCCGGGAAAGCATCAGCGACCCGGCCCTGCGTGCGCGCATCCAGTTCGTGGAAGCCCCTGACATGCTCGGCACCTTCCGCCTGCTGGCCGAGCACAAGGTCGATGCCAACATCAATAGCCTGCTGACCGCCAACGCCATCGTGCGCAATGGTGAACTGGGCCAGTTCAAGGTCATCGGCACGGCCAACCAGACACCGCTGGACATCGCCATTGGCACCAGCCGCGCCCTGCCGGTACTGGCCGAAATCATCAACAAGGCAGTGCTGGCCATTCCGCAAGAGGAACTGGACAAGCTGCGCCTGGACTGGGTCAACAGCAAGGCCAGCACCATGCATGTCGGCCTGAGCCGCCTGAACGACCGCAACTACCAAGCCATGATCTGGCTGCTGGTGGCCAGCCTGGTGGCGCTGCTGGTGCTGATCGCCTATCGTAGCCGCCGCCACTGGCGACAGCAGCGCGTCTTGCGCGAACGGCTGGACACCCTGGGCCGCCTGGTAGACCAGCTGCCGTTTGCCCTCTTCATCAAACTGCCCGGCAGCGGTATCGAGCTGTCCAACCCGCCTTACCGCGAACTCCTTGCACAAAGTGACGATGGCGCACTGGAGGTACTGCAGCGCGACATCATTGCCACCGCCCGGGCCGAAGGCAGCACGCAGCGGGAGGGTCAGGTCAGCACCCGCCAGGGCAAGCAGGACTTGCTGCTATGGGCCAAGCCCTTTGTCACGCTTACCCAGGATGAGGGCGCAATCCTGGGCGGTTGGTTCGACATCACCCCGCTCAAGCACAGCGAGCGGGCGCTGGAGCAGGCCAGGGACGATGCCGAAAGCGCCAACCGTGCCAAAACCACCTTTCTGGCGGTGATCAGCCACGAAATCCGCACGCCGATGAATGCCATTCTCGGCCTGCTGGAACTGGAGCTGAAAAAAGCCGCCAACAGCAATCTGAGCACCATTTTCCAGTCAGCCACCAGCCTGCTGCACCTGCTGGATGGCATTCTGGACCAAGCCAAGATGGAAGCCGGCCAACTGAGCATCGCGCCGCATCCGGCACAGCCCTGGCGCATGCTGGCCAGCATGGCGGCTCTATACGGGCCGATTGCCAAGGAAAACGAGCTGGTACTCACGCTGCATACCGACCCAGCCCTGCCCGACACGCTGTACATGGACGAAAAGCGGGTCAGCCAGATTCTGGGCAACGTGCTGGGTAATGCGATCAAGTTCACCGAACACGGCGACATCCGCATCGACTGCCAGTGGCAGGCACAGTCATCCGACCAGGGCGTGTTGCAACTGGACATCAGCGACACCGGGCGCGGCATTTCCAGCGAGGCACAGGCAGGCATCTTCGATGCCTATACGCAGGAGAATCCAGCCGCCAAATCCGGCAGCGGTCTTGGCTTGTGGATCTGCGCCAACCTGCTGCGGCAGATGGGCGGCGACATCAGCCTGTCCAGTCAACTGGGCGTCGGCACCACGGTATCGATCCGCATACCCTGCCGCTGCGATTGCGCTATCAGCCATGCCGCGGCCGCGCCGCCTCAGCAGCGGATAGAAACCGCATCGCGGGTGCTGGTAGTGGATGACCATCCGGCCAACCGGCTGCTGCTGCAACAACAACTGAATTTTATCGGCTTGCACGACATCCGCAGCCTGCCCAGTGCAGAAGAGGCGCTGAGCTTGCTGGCAACCGAGCACTGCGACATCGTCATCAGCGACTGTTTCATGCCGGGCATGGATGGCTTCAGCCTGGCGCGCCAATTGCGCGCACGTCCAGGCAAACAGCCCTACATCATCGGCTACACCGCCGATGCCCGGCCGCGCAATCTGGAGCAGGCCCTGGCCGCCGGCATGGATTGCTGCCTGATCAAGCCGGTCAATATCGAGCAACTGACGGCAGCGCTGGCCGCCTGCCCGCAGGACGATGCCAGCCAGCAACGCCGGCACATCCTGCAGCAGCGTATTGCCGGGCTGAAGCTGGCCACGGTATCGCGCCAGCAATTCATCGACCTGATGCAAGAAAGCAATCAGCAGGACATCGCCGCCCTGCAGCAGGCCTGTGCGCAGGCCGATTTTGTGCAGATGGCCGGCCTGACGCACAAGCTGATGGGTGCCGCGCGCATGGTGCAGGACCAGGAAATGCTGTCGCTCAGCGAACTGCTGCAAGACAGCGTCAGCCAGCAGTCGCTGGCGGAATGCCGCGAGATCGTGGCTGACCTGATGCAAGCCGTGGCCGAATGCAATGCCATGCTGGAGCAGGCGCGCTGA
- a CDS encoding Lrp/AsnC family transcriptional regulator, giving the protein MDHKPSLDRIDLKILEVLQRDGRLPFQRLSEQVNLTARPCLERVRRLEKSGIIKGYSAIVDLPQAAPALVVLAQVSLADHVVSQQAFTREIQATPQVLDCWLVSGSFDFLLRIGCQHIDEYRQLADRWLASTAFHIEKILTTTELQQIKRDGAARP; this is encoded by the coding sequence ATGGATCACAAGCCCAGTCTTGACCGCATCGACCTGAAAATCCTGGAAGTATTGCAGCGGGATGGCCGCCTGCCTTTTCAGCGCCTGTCCGAGCAGGTAAACCTGACCGCCCGCCCCTGCCTGGAGCGGGTCAGACGGCTGGAAAAATCCGGCATCATCAAGGGTTACAGCGCCATTGTCGACTTGCCCCAGGCCGCACCGGCGCTGGTGGTACTGGCCCAGGTGTCGCTGGCCGACCACGTGGTGTCGCAGCAGGCATTTACCCGCGAAATCCAGGCCACGCCACAGGTGCTGGATTGCTGGCTGGTCAGTGGCAGCTTTGATTTCCTGCTGCGCATCGGCTGCCAGCATATCGACGAATACCGCCAACTGGCCGACCGCTGGCTGGCCAGCACTGCGTTTCACATCGAAAAAATCCTCACCACCACCGAATTGCAGCAGATCAAGCGCGACGGCGCGGCACGGCCCTGA
- a CDS encoding putative hemolysin, whose amino-acid sequence MSALTRPRYPIPALLGLLLAGCATSSTTPSPGMVGMANPASVYCIKQGGQLLPQKDSAGNEFSLCQLADGRVIEEWALFRQQKQPPQP is encoded by the coding sequence ATGTCCGCCCTTACCCGCCCTCGCTACCCTATCCCCGCCTTGCTCGGCCTGTTGCTGGCCGGCTGCGCGACTTCATCCACCACACCCTCCCCTGGCATGGTGGGCATGGCCAATCCCGCCTCGGTGTACTGCATCAAGCAAGGTGGCCAGTTGCTGCCGCAAAAAGACAGCGCGGGCAATGAGTTTTCCCTGTGTCAGCTGGCGGATGGCCGGGTCATCGAGGAATGGGCCTTGTTCCGCCAACAGAAGCAGCCGCCCCAGCCCTAA
- a CDS encoding OmpA family protein, translating to MKRLLLGCLLTTTLAACSSTNSQQAATTGNNAINKPTATLSSANSNSPAQAVLNQKIDANMAAAPGFIPFAATDSTLDPVGKGQILRQISSIQAMKKITLRGYCYRGSSNKAKPVAQARAAEVRDFLVTAGIPAKRITIRINTDKKQHGVQIASR from the coding sequence ATGAAACGTCTTCTGCTTGGCTGCCTGCTCACCACCACTCTGGCAGCCTGTTCCAGCACCAATAGCCAGCAAGCCGCCACCACTGGCAACAATGCCATCAACAAGCCGACCGCCACCCTGTCCTCAGCAAACAGCAACAGCCCAGCCCAGGCTGTGCTGAACCAGAAAATCGACGCCAATATGGCGGCAGCTCCCGGCTTTATCCCCTTTGCTGCAACGGATAGCACGCTGGACCCCGTCGGCAAGGGGCAGATCCTGCGACAGATCAGCAGCATCCAGGCCATGAAAAAGATCACCCTGCGCGGCTATTGCTACCGTGGCAGCTCGAACAAGGCCAAGCCGGTGGCACAAGCCCGCGCCGCCGAAGTTCGAGACTTCCTGGTGACCGCCGGCATACCGGCCAAGCGCATCACCATCCGCATCAATACCGACAAGAAGCAGCACGGCGTGCAGATCGCCAGCAGGTAA
- the modB gene encoding molybdate ABC transporter permease subunit, protein MGDWLADPAWTALSLSLRVAGCATLLNLLLGVAVGLLLARGRFPGRDLLDTLLTLPMVMPPTVLGYYLLTLLGRRGPLGAWLQEQFGINLIFTWQGAVIAAALVAFPLVYKPARAAFEAVDGQLEQAGRVLGVSEIGIFFRITLPLAWRGILAGLLLAFARALGEFGATLMVAGSIPGKTQTLSVAIYEAVQAGQDDSANRLVLVTSVVCVLVLLLAGKLAPGRLAER, encoded by the coding sequence ATGGGCGACTGGCTTGCCGACCCGGCGTGGACGGCACTTTCCCTGTCACTGCGGGTAGCCGGCTGCGCCACCCTGCTCAATCTGCTGCTGGGCGTGGCAGTGGGCCTGCTGCTGGCGCGTGGCCGTTTCCCCGGCCGCGATCTGCTGGACACCCTGCTGACCCTGCCCATGGTGATGCCACCCACCGTGCTGGGCTATTACCTGCTGACCCTGCTGGGGCGGCGCGGCCCGCTCGGTGCCTGGCTGCAAGAGCAGTTTGGCATCAACCTGATTTTCACCTGGCAAGGCGCGGTGATCGCCGCCGCACTGGTGGCATTTCCGCTGGTATACAAGCCGGCCCGCGCCGCCTTCGAAGCGGTGGATGGCCAGCTGGAACAGGCCGGCCGCGTGCTGGGAGTATCGGAAATCGGCATCTTTTTCCGCATTACCCTGCCCCTGGCCTGGCGCGGCATTCTGGCTGGCCTGCTGCTGGCCTTTGCCCGTGCGCTGGGCGAATTCGGGGCCACGCTGATGGTGGCCGGCAGCATTCCCGGCAAGACCCAGACCCTGTCGGTGGCCATTTACGAAGCGGTCCAAGCCGGCCAGGACGACAGTGCCAACCGGCTGGTGCTGGTGACTTCGGTGGTCTGTGTGCTGGTGCTGTTGCTGGCCGGCAAGCTGGCACCGGGCCGGCTGGCGGAGCGCTGA
- the modA gene encoding molybdate ABC transporter substrate-binding protein: protein MKARLIALSLCSMLLAGNTLAGEITVSAAASLTNAFKDIARGFEAQNPGSKINFNFAASGALLQQIAKGAPVDVFASADQETMDSAVKQKLVNSADRKDFARNALVVIVPTDSKLKLQQLNDLQQAAIKHVALGIPASVPVGRYAKRALENARLWPAVEAKAINTQNVRQSLDYVARGEVEAGFVYQTDAAIMPDKVKVAFSVPLDEVISYPVARTAASSNAAEAQRFVNYLLSPAAQAVLSRYGFQKP from the coding sequence ATGAAAGCAAGGCTGATTGCCCTTTCCCTGTGCAGCATGCTGCTGGCAGGCAACACCCTGGCCGGTGAAATCACCGTTTCCGCTGCCGCCAGCCTGACCAACGCGTTCAAGGACATTGCCCGTGGTTTTGAAGCACAGAACCCCGGCAGCAAGATCAATTTCAATTTCGCTGCGTCCGGCGCACTGCTGCAGCAAATTGCCAAGGGGGCACCGGTGGATGTCTTTGCCTCGGCCGACCAGGAAACCATGGACAGCGCGGTGAAGCAGAAGCTGGTCAATAGCGCGGACCGCAAGGACTTTGCCCGCAATGCGCTGGTCGTGATTGTGCCGACCGACAGCAAGCTGAAGCTGCAGCAGCTAAACGATTTGCAGCAGGCCGCCATCAAGCATGTGGCACTGGGCATCCCGGCCAGTGTGCCGGTGGGCCGCTACGCTAAGCGGGCACTGGAAAACGCCCGCCTGTGGCCGGCGGTAGAGGCCAAGGCCATCAATACCCAGAATGTGCGGCAGTCGCTGGACTATGTCGCCCGTGGCGAAGTTGAGGCCGGGTTTGTCTACCAGACCGACGCTGCCATCATGCCGGACAAGGTGAAAGTGGCCTTCAGCGTGCCGCTGGACGAGGTCATTTCCTACCCGGTGGCGCGCACCGCAGCCAGCAGCAATGCTGCCGAGGCGCAACGCTTCGTCAATTACCTGCTGTCGCCGGCAGCACAAGCCGTGCTGAGCCGCTACGGCTTCCAGAAGCCCTGA
- a CDS encoding sensor domain-containing diguanylate cyclase — protein MNPVDIATFMAHDSFVRDWIIDKNSNPVTIRKYLRGIKEKYNATTAFLVDNAEKKYYTDSGSQLVLHKNTARDAWYWRVLADPAIYELNLGKYQENDSLLVFANEKIFDDQGQIIGIVGISLELHRFKKIIDKYADKYNNAIYIFDQSGNIIIRSSVSAFPPHFDFKSMNTAIHQDESVPHNFLLQSTATERIVGIRKLPGSSWYLAVEEDVSETLANEKKSMIETLLVSIISSIIVILSTTGLVYNTQRKLFAAATTDPLTGLLNRNAFHERIRRQPKRHGEQAFLLAMIDIDHFKAINDSHGHQLGDEVIRDCARALREAASDGDILARWGGEEFLLFSPQPDGCDQDSCRQWLDDIRANIAARRIHCHGVEMCVTVSIGYTLAKNSANWEQVLEVADQALYAAKQAGRNRVMAA, from the coding sequence ATGAATCCGGTAGATATTGCCACCTTCATGGCCCATGATAGCTTTGTGCGTGACTGGATAATCGACAAGAACAGCAACCCCGTCACCATTCGCAAATATCTGCGCGGAATAAAAGAAAAATACAATGCCACCACGGCTTTCCTGGTGGATAATGCCGAAAAGAAATACTACACCGATAGCGGCAGCCAGCTTGTACTGCACAAGAATACGGCAAGGGATGCCTGGTATTGGCGGGTATTGGCCGACCCGGCCATCTATGAGCTTAATCTGGGCAAATACCAGGAAAATGACTCGCTGCTGGTTTTTGCCAATGAGAAAATTTTCGATGATCAAGGCCAGATCATCGGCATTGTCGGCATCAGCCTGGAGCTGCACCGCTTCAAGAAAATCATCGATAAATACGCCGACAAATACAATAACGCCATTTACATATTTGATCAGTCCGGCAATATCATCATCCGCAGCAGCGTCTCGGCCTTTCCGCCCCACTTTGATTTCAAGTCGATGAATACGGCCATTCATCAGGACGAGTCAGTACCGCATAATTTCCTGCTGCAATCCACAGCAACAGAGCGCATTGTCGGCATACGCAAACTGCCGGGCAGTAGCTGGTATCTGGCCGTGGAAGAAGATGTATCAGAGACGCTGGCAAACGAGAAAAAATCGATGATAGAAACCCTGCTGGTCAGCATTATCTCCAGCATTATCGTCATCCTGTCCACTACTGGCCTGGTATACAACACCCAGAGAAAACTGTTTGCCGCCGCCACGACCGACCCGCTCACTGGCCTGCTCAATCGCAATGCCTTTCACGAGCGCATTCGCCGTCAGCCCAAGCGGCATGGCGAGCAGGCTTTCCTGCTGGCCATGATAGACATCGACCACTTCAAGGCAATCAATGACAGCCACGGCCATCAGCTTGGCGACGAGGTGATTCGTGACTGCGCCCGCGCCTTGCGCGAGGCGGCCTCAGACGGAGATATCCTGGCGCGTTGGGGTGGTGAGGAGTTTCTGCTGTTTTCACCGCAGCCCGATGGCTGTGACCAGGATAGCTGCCGGCAGTGGCTGGACGATATCCGCGCCAATATTGCCGCTCGCCGCATCCACTGCCACGGCGTGGAGATGTGCGTGACGGTGAGCATCGGCTATACGCTGGCCAAGAACAGTGCCAACTGGGAACAAGTGCTGGAGGTAGCCGATCAGGCCTTGTATGCCGCCAAACAGGCTGGCCGCAACCGGGTGATGGCTGCTTGA
- a CDS encoding response regulator, which produces MKSIVIIDDHPAIRIAIRGLFHNANEFNVLLDTGNGMDGLAFLKKKAADLIILDLELPDIDGFEVWQRVCAAHLPSKVLFLSAKNENIYALRALKCGAHGYISKSKDLEDIFQAANMILAGYTFFPQAAMQSLNSAGDPTVDGAIGRLSNRELMIARLLAQGLSNLDIGRQLAISNKTVSTYKTRIFQKLKVQSVMQLAQQVQIHAAD; this is translated from the coding sequence ATGAAATCAATTGTCATCATCGACGATCACCCAGCCATTCGCATCGCCATTCGCGGCTTATTCCATAATGCAAATGAATTTAATGTTCTATTGGATACGGGTAATGGTATGGATGGCCTGGCCTTTTTAAAAAAGAAGGCAGCCGATTTGATTATTCTGGATCTGGAGTTGCCGGATATCGACGGCTTTGAGGTATGGCAGCGTGTTTGCGCCGCCCATTTGCCGAGTAAGGTTTTATTCTTGTCCGCCAAGAATGAAAACATTTACGCGCTACGCGCCCTGAAATGCGGCGCGCACGGCTATATCAGCAAAAGCAAGGATCTGGAAGACATCTTTCAAGCGGCCAACATGATCTTGGCGGGCTATACCTTTTTCCCCCAGGCCGCCATGCAGAGCCTGAATTCGGCAGGCGATCCGACAGTGGATGGTGCGATCGGCCGCTTGTCCAATCGCGAATTGATGATTGCGCGCCTGCTGGCCCAGGGTTTGTCCAATCTGGATATCGGCCGACAACTGGCCATCAGCAACAAGACTGTCAGCACTTACAAGACGCGCATCTTCCAGAAACTCAAGGTGCAGTCGGTGATGCAGCTGGCGCAGCAGGTACAGATTCATGCGGCGGACTGA